The window CATCCCCGGGATGGGAAAGGTTGAATACCACGTCCGCCTGCCAAGGCTGGAGGACTTCGCCGGGATGCTGGTCGACCTGGCCCTCTGCGTCAGGCCGGCCCTGACGGTGATGGACGCCGTCGTCGGCATGGACGGGCCGGGGCCGTCGGCCGGGCGGATCAGACCGGTCGGCTTGATCATCGCCAGTCCGGACCCATTCGCCCTCGATGTCGCCGCCGTGTCCGCCGTGGGCCACGACCCCGGAAGGATCCCGACCATCGCCGCGGCCGGCCGGCGGGGGCTCCCGGCCCGCATCGAAGATGTCAATATACTCGGCGCGCCGCTCGATGAGGTCCGCCTGCACGACTTCGTCCTGCCCGGGACGGGCGGTATTCAGTCGGTCCAGAACCGCCTGCCGGGGCCCCTGAATCGGGCCATTCGCACCGCCATCAGCCCCCGACCCGTCTTTCACCACGACCTATGCACCGGCTGTGCCGACTGCTTCACGAGTTGCCCGCCCAAGGCCATCGAGATGCGGAAGGTGGCCGCGGATGGCCGGGGCGATCAGAAGGGCGCCGCCCGCCCCCATGTCGACCTGGGCCGGTGCATCCGCTGCTTCTGCTGTCAGGAGCTATGCCCACAGAAAGCTGTCGAGGTCCATCGGCCGTGGCTGTCGAGGGGGCTCCTGAGGACCTAGGATCGGGTGACGCCGCGGAACGCGTTCCTGCTCCGCGACCCAGACACAAAGGCCCGCCGGATTGCCGGCGGGCCTTCTCGTAACCGCTCGCCACCTTGTTATGCAACCTCACCCTTGTCACGCAGCGGGAATAGGATGGGGCAGACCAGGCGTCCGCGGCCGGCCGCGCCCCGCGGGCCACCCACGGGCCGATGGACAGGTATCGCGCCAGGGGGAGGAGTCCGGTGGCAGCCCTCGACGACGCCCTCACCTATTTCCCGTTCGGCAGCCGCATCCTTCGGTTGACCGTCCCCCGCCTTCATGGGACCGACGTGAAGATCCTGCAGCACCTGTGCAACGCCAGCCCAACGGTCCATGGGGAGGTCCCCACCGACGGCCTCTATGGGTCGGAGACGGCCAGGGCGGTCCAGCGCCTGCAGGCCCTGTTCGAGGTGGACGGCGATGGGTTTGCCGGACCGAAGACCTACTACGCCCTGGGTCACCTGACCGGGGGATACCTCGTCAACGGGCCGGAATTCGGGAGCCGCCCGCTGGCCGAGGGGGACACCGGCAACGACGTCCGGATCCTCCAGAACCGGCTGGTGGCCAGCGGGTCAAGCTTCGCCCGTATCCTCGGGCGTTCCCCGGACGGGGAGTTCGATCTCCGCACCACCCAGGCCCTGCTGGCCTATCAGGAGGCCATCCAGGGGCTGAACCCCGGGGTCCCGGTGACCGGTACGGCCGGGCCGGAGACCTATGACTCGCTCTGGGTCTTCAGCGGTTACGGCGGGCGGACCCTCCGCCGGCGGCGGAAGGGCCACGACGTCTACTCCCTCCAGAAGACGCTCACCCAGACCGGCTTGTTCAGTGGCGAGGAGGACGGCTTTTTCGGACCGATGACCGAAGCCGCCGTCAGGCGTCTGCAGAGGGAGGCCGGGTCGACCGTCGACGGGGTGGCCGGCTCAGAGGTCTTCTACCACTTGGCACTGTGCCTATGAGATCTCGCCCGAAATCTCTTCCGGACGGTGGCCGGATGTGGTAGTCTTTGGGCGTAAGCCACTTTAGGGGGGACGACCGGTGCGTTTTCTCCGGGCCCTCTTGTTGACCGTATTCCTCCTGGTCCTCCTGGTGGACCTGGTCGTGGTCGAAGTCGCCCTTGGACTCAACGGAACCGTGCTCAGTCCCGGCTATGTCATCGGCGGCCTCGACCGCGCCGGGGCCTACCAGACCTTCCGCGACCTGGCCGTGAAGTCACTGACCGAAGGCGCCACCGACCAATCCGCCAAGATCATGGCCGAGGCGGTCGCCGAGGCGGCCACCCCTGAGCTTCTCCGGTCGCAGGTCCAGATCATCCTGCCGAAGCTCTACGGCCTGGTCAAGGACCCCCAACCGCAGCCCACGCTGGTGATCGACCTGACCGAGTTCAAGGCGACCTTCCTGGCCTCCATCGAACGGCGGGCCAAAGAACTGGGCGCGCCCAAGTCGGTGATCGCCGAGGTCAAGGCCGAGCTGTCGGCGGCCGTCCCAAA of the Bacillota bacterium genome contains:
- a CDS encoding DUF362 domain-containing protein; protein product: MTHPPVSIVRCGTYDQAAVDAAVAESIRLVGGMGRYVQPGQRVLIKVNLLSRKKPEEAVTTHPAVVEAVVKLVQAAGGRPVIGDSPAGPYTGHRMTQMYRVTGMEEVARRTGAALNDDFGEATRSFAGGALFKSFSLTRSVLDADVVIAMPKLKTHGLTAYTGAVKILFGCIPGMGKVEYHVRLPRLEDFAGMLVDLALCVRPALTVMDAVVGMDGPGPSAGRIRPVGLIIASPDPFALDVAAVSAVGHDPGRIPTIAAAGRRGLPARIEDVNILGAPLDEVRLHDFVLPGTGGIQSVQNRLPGPLNRAIRTAISPRPVFHHDLCTGCADCFTSCPPKAIEMRKVAADGRGDQKGAARPHVDLGRCIRCFCCQELCPQKAVEVHRPWLSRGLLRT
- a CDS encoding peptidoglycan-binding protein, coding for MAALDDALTYFPFGSRILRLTVPRLHGTDVKILQHLCNASPTVHGEVPTDGLYGSETARAVQRLQALFEVDGDGFAGPKTYYALGHLTGGYLVNGPEFGSRPLAEGDTGNDVRILQNRLVASGSSFARILGRSPDGEFDLRTTQALLAYQEAIQGLNPGVPVTGTAGPETYDSLWVFSGYGGRTLRRRRKGHDVYSLQKTLTQTGLFSGEEDGFFGPMTEAAVRRLQREAGSTVDGVAGSEVFYHLALCL